The sequence CAAAAATGGAAAAACTGGCATCAGTTTCCGTTTTCCTTCTCACTTCAATTTTTGTGTTTTCGAATTCATTGTATTCACAAGGGATTTTGTCCGGGAAATTTTATGAAACAAAAATGTTTTGTTACCGTGGGATGAATGTTAGTGATTTCCAACCTGCCAGGGAGATTGCCGAACAGATCGTACCTGATAAAAAATACATTCTCATCAATGCCTTCCATTTTGAAGAAAAATACAATACACGAGGTAGAGTGCTTGCCTCGGATTTCGATCTTGCCATGAAACTCAAGACCTATAAACAAGGGATGGTACGAAACGATAACAAATACCGATGGAAAGAATGGACAGATTTTGATTCCGTTCTTTTATTGAGTGATGTTTGTCCGGATAGTTTTGTAGAAGAAAAATTTGAAAATCGAACAAAAATCTTGAATAGTAAGTCAACGTTACTGTCTACTTACAGAGAGAGTTCCGGTATTGCTTGTCTCCAAGAATATAAATTGCTCAAATAGAGAAAAAAGTTTATGAGTATTGCTTCCTTTTCGATCAAACGCCCCATTTTCATTTCTTCGTTAGTCATCATTATGGTGATTACAGGATTTATTTCCTTAAAACGAATCGGTGTCGACCTTTTCCCTGACATCAATATTCCCTTTGTCGTGGTATCGACTGTGTATCCTGGGGCAGGGCCAGAGGAAATCGAAACCTCCATCTCCAAACCATTGGAAGAGGAACTCAGTTCTATCTCCGGCCTCAAACGAATCACCTCGAGAAACCAAGAGGGGATTTCGATGGTATTTGCGGAATTTAACTTAACCACTGATATCAAATACGCGGAGCAACAAGTTCGGGATAAAACCGCTCGCGTCAAACCTCTCTTCCCTGAATCTTCTAAAGAACCACTGGTCCAGAGGTTTGATCCCTCGGACCAACCGATCATGAGGATTTCTCTTTTTGCTGATTTACCAGAAGGAGAACTCTATGATTTGGCAAAAGAAAAAATCAAAACCAAACTAGAGCAAGTGAATAACGTTGGTGCGGTGAAAATCATAGGGGGTTCTCGTCGGGAAATTCATATTGAATTAGATCGTAACAAAATCAATTCCTACCAAGTCCCAGCCATAGCCATTGGAAACCAGATCAAAAACTCTGGCGTAAACATTCCGGCAGGAAAGGTGGAAGGTGGTGATAAAGAAACTTCCTTTCGGACCGTTGCTAAGTATGAATCCTTATCGCAAATTGAAAATACGGTAGTCTCCTTCGGAGGAGAGTTTGGGCGAGGGGTTTTAGTCAAAGACCTTGGCCAAGTTAAGGACACTCTTCAAGACCGCCAAACATTGGGTATGCTATATGCACCGATTAGTGCAGAAGAACACGAAGAACCCTCTGTCATCGGGAAGTTATTATTCAAATACGAACCACCTAAAAAAGAAAGAATTCAAAAAACTGCTCTCTTTTTGGATGTGTACAAACAGTCAGGTGCCAACACAGTAGAAGTGGCCGATGGAATCCTCGGAAAAATTGATACCATCAACGCACAAATCAAAGATTTAAAAGGAGCACCAAAGGTCATTCTGATTCGGGACGGATCCAAATGGATTCGGGCAAATATTGAAGATGTGACGATTGCCATCATCCTTGGGATCTTACTTGCAGTCATCGTAGTTTATCTTTTCCTCGGGAACGTTCGTTCCACCTTAATTACCGGAATGGCACTCCCCAACTCTATGTTAGGTGCCTTTATCATTATGTATGCAATGGGTTTTACCATGAACGTAATGACCTTGCTTGCTCTTTCACTTGCCGTGGGACTTCTTGTTGATGATGCCATTGTGGTTCGGGAAAATATTTTCCGCAAACTAGAAGAAGGGGAATCGGTGATTGTTGCAGCAAGGAAAGGAACGGAAGAGGTAACCCTTGCCGTCATTGGAACTTCCTTAACGGTGATTGCAGTATTTTTACCGATTGGATTTTTATCTGGAATTGTAGGTCAGTTTTTCAAACAGTTTGGACTCACCGTTGTTTTTGCGATGATCATCTCGTTATTTGATGGTTTGACCGTAGCACCAATGTTATCTGCTTATTTTGCAGGGAAAACGGATATCCATAAAAAGAAGAATATTGTCCTCCGCAATTTTGATAAGTTTCAAGATTTTCTGGACAAAATGTACGGAATCATTATGAAATTTGCCCTAAAAAAACCTTGGGCCGTGATTTTGTTAACCTTCCTTACATTGATTACTAGTATTTTTTCTCTCGCTTTTGTAAAAAAGACCTTCTTACCTGCAAACGACCAAGGTGAGTTTATGGTCAATGTGGAGATGGCTCCAGGAACTTCCTTACAAGGGACAGCAGAAGTGGTGAAAGAAATTCAAAATGCCATCATTAAAACGGTTCCAGAATTGGAACTTTTGGCAACGGTTGTGGGAAATAGTGATGGTGAATCCAATATTGCAACCATTGGTGTGGCACTCCTTCCTTCCGAATACCGCAAACGCACTACAGGTGATGTCAAAGACCAAATCCGCGAATACCTCAAACAATACCCACAAGCAAGACCGAAAGTGAACGACTATTCGGCGATCGGTGGTGGAGTTCAATATCCATTCAACTTAAACTTAAAGGGTGAAAACTTAAAAGACTTAGAAGCATATTCTTTCAAAGTAATGGAAGAATTACGAAAAATCCCAGATCTTACAGATGTGGACACAACTTACAGAACAGGGAAACCTGAATTCCAAGTTGTACCAAACCGATCCAAAATGCAAACCGTTGGGGTTGTGGCCGGGGTCATGGGAGCAGAACTTCGTTACCATATCGAAGGTGGGGAAGTGGCAAAGTATTTAGAAAATGGAATTGAATATGATGTAAGACTTCGTTTGAAAGAAGACCAAAGAAACTTACGTAAGTCTTTCTATGAAACAAGAGTTCCCAATATCCAAAACCGACTCATTCCTCTGAATGCCATTGCTGATGGAAAAGAAAGTAGTTCCCCTGCACGGATTATCCGGGAAGACCGGTCACGGGTCGTTCCTATCAATGCAAACTTGGCACCAGGGGGAGCGATTGCCTCGGCTTCGGAAGCAGCCACAAAGATCCTAAAAGACAAACTTCCACCACCACCAGGAATTACCTATTCCTTTGTGGGACAATCGGAAGACTTTAAGGAACTTTTACAAAACATAGTCCTTGCTTTTGGAATGGCTCTTATCTTCATCTATCTGGTGTTAGCTTCTCTATATGAATCCTTTATCACACCGATTACAATTCTATTCGCTATCCCACCTGCCATTTCGGGAGCCTTCTTTGCTCTTGCTTTAACTGGTGAGATGTTGAATTTATTTAGTATGATCGGACTCATTCTCCTTATGGGACTCGTTGCTAAAAACTCCATTCTGCTTGTGGACCATGCGATGCTTGCTATGAGAGAACATGGAATGACAAGGGATGAAGCAATTTTTGATGCAGGATCTAAACGACTTCGTCCGATTCTTATGACTTCCCTTGCGATGATTGCAGGAACTTTGCCAATTGCATTGGGAATCGGAGAAGCATCCAAATCAAGAACTGCTATGGGGATTGCCATCATCGGGGGTCTTGTATTATCCACACTTATCACACTCATTGTAGTGCCTGCCGTGTTTGGATACATTGACCGCATCCGCGAAAAAATTGAAGGTGCTTTCCGCCCAGATTATGAAATTCGCCCTGAGGATTTAGAGGATTAGACCTTTATCCTAGTAAGTTCTTTGGCATAAATTTAAACTTGCCCAAACTTTGAATTCGGTGTTCTCTTGCTATCATGTCCAGCGAACGCCGAATCTACAAACGAATCTCTGAAAAAGTCCATCTCACATATCGTGTGATCCAATCGGGGGCAGGCGCGGCCCAGTTTTTACCAAAAGACAAAGGGGAAGGGGATTCCCAAGACATTTCCGAAGGGGGACTTTTGTTTCGCACCAAAGAACCTATGCCCCTTGGAACTCGATTGGAATTAGAATTAAGATTCCCTGATGTGAAATACGTTTTATATCCAAAAGCAAAAGTGGTAAGATTGGAAGAATTTGGAGAAGGGGCTTTTTATGAAGTAGGTCTTGAATTCAATCAAATGTTTGATGACGACCAAAAACTTCTATTGGAACATATTGGCCGGTTGGCCATTTAGCTTGAGTTAGGTTCTTTCCCGTCAAACGGTTTTAATCTCAGGTAACACCCATGCTGCAAAAGTTTTTTACTCTCATTCGTGGGATTCCTCTGGAACCGATTTCTCTACTCGCAGTTTATTCTGAAATTATCAGCAAATTGTATTTTCTTGGATTCGCTTATTGTTTGGCGTATCTCCAAAGTGTTTATTTGGAATGGAATGCAATAGACCAAACCAATTGTATTTTATCTGCCATCCAACTTGTATTTAGTATTCTCTTGGTATTGACTTCCTTTTTTTATAGAAGTTTTTTTGGTTTTGCTCCCATCATTGTTCGTTTGACTTTTTTTCTTTTGGTATTAGTAGAAATTGAAACTGGTTTTCACGATCCTACGATTCCTTATTTTGATCCTAGAAATTGGTTAACTATCACAGCCTTACTTGCTACATCTTCTTTCTTTTATCCAGGCCTTGTTTGGCAGTACATTTTAGAATGGTCTTTTGTACTCTTGATTTATCTCCTTCGTGTTTACTTTGCCAACCAAACGGTGATACCGATCGAAACATGGAGGGAGATGTCCACCATTTTCCCTTTGTTTCTAGTTGCCTTTTTTTTAAACCACTGGTGGTTTCGCACTCGTTACATTGCTGCTTACCGGGGGATGTTACTCGAAGAAAAACGTAGAACTTTTTTCCAAGACGTTCATGATAGTTTAGGTTCACAATTGACGGATTTAGTTTTACTCGCTAAGAAGATGGAAAGGTCTCCCACAGAAGTTTCGGAAAACCAAATCCAAAAAATAAAACAGTTATCTGAGTCCGCTTTACAGTCCTTACGAACCCAAGTCCAAGAAGAAAACCAAAGAGAATTGTTCCAAGAATCATTGTTAGATGGTTTAAAGTTGTCTATAAAAAAAAGGTACAAATTAGTTGGTCGTGGAATCAACTTGGAGTGGATGAGTTTGGGAGAGGATCCGATCATCAAAATCAAAGATCCAGAGATGGCACACCATATTCTGCAAATCTTTAAAGAAATCACTACAAATGATTTAAGACATGGAGAAGGGACCTCGACTTGGAAGGTAGATAAAACACAAGATCACTTACAGTTCCAGTTTTTTGCCGGGTTTGGTCAACCTCAAAAAAATGAAAATTCTACTAAGGAACTTAAATTAAATCAAAGTGATTTGTCTGAGTTTGGAATCGGTGAACATGGGTTATACCAAAGAATTAAAGCTTTAAATGGCTATATTAAAATCACCGATTTTCCTTATCAAATCGATATAAAACTTCCAATGAGTTTATTTCAAATATGAAATCTATTTCCATTGGTATCATCGAAGACAATTTAGATTTTTTGCAATCGTTATGTGGTGTTTTAAAACAAAATTCTCATCTAAATTTTGTCACATGGAATTCGGCTGAAGATTTTTGGACGAGTGGACAATCTAAGGACTTGGATTTGCTCATTTTGGATATTGGTCTTCCTGGGATGAGTGGGATTGATGTTCTCAAAACTTACCATGCAGTGGAATCGAGAAAAAGCCTTGTGATTTCCGCCTTACAAACGGATGACGCAATCTTTTCCGCTCTTCGGAATGGAGCTTCTGGTTATATATGGAAATCGGAACTTGAATCTTTACCTGAGACCATCCAAACAATATTAGATGGTGGGAGTGTGATTTCTCCTTCGATCGCAGCAAAAGTTTTGTTAAGTTTTCGTAAACCACAAATCCATTCAGACTTATGTGGGGTAGAAGTTCTTACTCCCAGAGAAAGACAAATTCTGGAACTAATTGTAGAAGGAGATAATCCTAACCAGATTGCTTCTCTATTTGGAACCACAGTAGGAACTGTCAGGCAACAAATTAAAGCCATCTATAAAAAACTCCAAGTGAACACTCGAGTTCAAATGTTGAAAAAAGCTCGGCAATTTGGAATTTTTTGAACTGATACAACTTTCTGTTTTATACCATTTGGTAAATGGACAAATATCCTAAGATCGGTTACACTGTTCGCATCAGCTTCCTTGTTAAGAAAAAGATGCGTTTCAGTTCCTTCGATTGGATTCCTGTTTTCTGGCACAAACTAAGACTTTTCCTGTGGTTGGTTGCTTTTTTAGTGTTGGTATTCTTAATGAATTGGATTCGATAAACGAATCTATATAAAAGTAATCCTCTAAACCCGTTTGAAAGGTTTTGACCCGAACGAGCCCTGTTCTTCTTCTAAGTACACTGTTTTTCTCAATTCTGCCTCTACTCCTTTTTTATACCATTTGGTACATAGACAGGTTTCATTTTGAGCGATAAAATGAGAGTTTAATACCAGTCTTTCCTATTCTTTGATTGGTAATAGCAAACAATTTCCATTCATTGTCAATTTGCTTCTGCAGATACCATCGTGTCCGAGACCACGGTGGTTTTTTTTATCCCCAAAAGAAAGGGAAAATCCCAGTTAAGTGGCAAAAATTCTTACAATAGATTTAAAAATTTACTATTCTGTAATGTCTCGGATACGAAAAAATATTGCCTAAAGAAAATCTAGGAATAGGCTTGGCTACACTTTCATAGGAGAATTTATGAAGAAAATTTTACTCATGGCTGCAGTTGCTGCACTCGTTGCAAATTGTTACAGCATCGACAAAACAAAAGTTGGCGGAAAAGAAGTAGTGACAGCTACACAAATGAACCCAGCTATTTTTACTATGTGGGGAGCACCTGTTACTGCTTGTTTAGATGACCTAAACAAAGAAGGTGTAACACAAGTTGTTGACGCAAAAGGTCCTGCGACTAAGGGTTTGTTCACTACAAGCCGTATTTCTACAACTGAAGCTTGCCAAGCAACTGGCGTTAAGTAAGTTTTTTGTTGGACTGATTCGGCTTTTGTTGGTCAGTCCAACTTCTCTCCTCTTTCATTGAACCAATTTTATCAATTTTTTATTTTCCAATTTTTATTCTTTTGTCTTTTCGCATCACCCATTCTTTCTGATTCAAACTTCCCCGATTTAGATTCCATTGAAAGAGCCTCATTCGAAAGAGACTGGCTTGTTCTGCTTCATTACCAATCTTCAAAATGGACAAAGAAGTATAAAAGTTTGGCAGATGGTCCTTCGTTTTTTTTATCACCGGAGGGAGTAACCAATCCAACTTCAGAATTAAAAGCCCATTTGGAAATTTTTCAAAAAACAAAAGACGAATTATACAGAATGGAATGCAAATTCCCTGCCAGGTTCCATTGGATTCGAAAACGTTTTGGTTTTCCCGCCGATCCAACTTGGGAAAACCAATGCCCTAAGTGGCCTGAGTTTAAAAACCAAATGCGAGCCAAGTCGGTTTCTGTGGTCTTTGCGTCTTTCCATCCAGAACATCCTGCCTCTCTCTTTGGACACACCATGCTCAAATTTAATGAGGAAAAACCCAATGGAGTTGTTTCTGATGATTTGATATTAAATTATGCGGCAACTGTACCTGGAAACATCGATCCAATTTCGTTTGTGATTTATGGAATGGCAGGTGGATTTCACGGATCATTTGAAATCCAAAAATATTTATATAAAATTCATGAATATAATGAATTTGAAAACCGAAATCTTTGGGAATTCAAACTTAGTTTGAATCAAGAGGAGGTGGATCAGTTGACTCGCCACCTTTGGGAGATGTCTAAAAACCATTTTGATTATTATTTTTTAGATGAAAACTGTTCCTTTCGCATTTTGACACTTCTCGAAGTAGCAAGACCAACGCTGCGACTTACGGATCGAATTTCAGTGATGTTACTGCCAACAGAAAGTTTGAAAATTCTTTCCAAACAATCAGGACTCATTGAACAAGTTCAGTTTAGACCTTCGATTATTGAAAGATACAGACACAAATATGGTTATTTAACTTCTTCAGAAAAAAAGATTTTAGACCAAATGGTAGATGGGAATATGGATTCTGCCTTTGAATTAGATCCTGTTCGAAGAACACTATTATTTGATATTTATATCGATCATCTAGTCATTCATAAAATTAAAGCTTATGGAAAGATGGAAATCATAGACCAACAGTTATATGCAGAAGCGGAACATAAAAGAGGAGATGTTCAAGTTTTAAATTCGTTACCAAATTATTTCCAAATTGATAAATTATCCAATCCGCTTCTTAGCCATGCACCATCACAAATAACAATGGCTCATGGAAATTCGACAAATGGAGGTTATAGTGAAATTCAATATAGACCGGTCCTTCGAGATTTTACAGATTCTTATCTTGGTTATTCTCCATACAATCAAATTTCTTTTTTAAGAACGAACGCACGTTTCTATGAAGACACAAAACAAACTGTCATACAAGAGTTTCATGTTTTGGAAATGACTTCTTTAAACCCCATTGGACAAAAAATTTGGAAACCCTCTTGGCGTTTGGATTTAGGCCTTAAATCATTGTATACCGAGAAAAATTACATAAAACCAATAGCGGAATACTATGGTTATGCGAGTGGAGGGTATGGAGTTTCATTTGAACCATTTTATCCTTTTTTTAGACATCAATTTGTTTTGTTTTCTTTTTTGGATCTCAGGGTAGACCAATCTCCCATCTGGGGAAGGGGATATCGTTTAGGTGGAGTGAGTAGTACTGGCCTTCTCATACGTATTTATGAATCTTTTGGATTGATATTTTCGGGAGATTATCGTTCTTATGTAGCGGGAGAAAGAGGAAACTTCCCTGAATTTGTATCTCAGATCAATTGGACTATACTTGAAAATCTATCATTGGAATTAAAATACAAACAAATCCAATCCAAAGAACTGGATTGGAACGAATACCAAGCAGGATTAAAATTTTTCTTCTGATTCTATTTTGGGTTTGGTGAAAGATCAGTCTATCAATCGTTTGATTTCTTTTAGAAGTGTGGACTGGCCCAACATCAATTTTTTTTCCGATTCCGTAATTGCCTCTTTTTTACCAGGGCGCATAAAAAACTTTTCTAAAACCGCTTCTCTTAGAGTTTCTTCAAACCACATCCGGGTTTGGTTCTCGCGATTTTTCGCATAATATCCGTTTGATTTTGTTGTGGAGATATAATCTAAAATCAGTTTCCAGATTTCATCAATTCCCTTTCCACCGATCCCACTGCAAGTGGTGGCCCTAGGTGTCCATTTGGATTCTGGGGCAGGGAAAAGGTGGAGGGCAGATTCATACTCCACACGTGCTCGCATCGCAAAGGGTTCATTGGGCCCGTCGGCTTTATTGATGGCAATGAGGTCAGCCATCTCCATAATTCCCCGTTTGATTCCTTGGAGTTCGTCTCCGGCACCGGCTAACATGAGTAATAAAAAAAAGTCCACCATGGAATGGACTTGGGTTTCGGATTGTCCGACACCTACAGTTTCTATGATGATGGTATCAAATCCGGCTGCTTCACAGAGATACATGGACTCTCTTGTTTTTCTTGCAACTCCACCAAGCGAACCACTGCTAGGTGAGGGTCGGATAAAGGCATTTTCTGATTTAGAAAGAATCTCCATTCTTGTTTTATCGCCGAGAATGGAACCTTTGGTTCTTTGGCTACTCGGATCAATGGCAAGGACTGCAAGTTTACGGTTTTGTTCTAAAAGGTAACTTCCAAAACTTTCAATAAAGGTAGACTTACCAACGCCGGGAACACCTGTGATTCCCATCCGGATGGAATTGCCTACCTTTGGCATCACAAGCTCCAAAATGGCCTGGGCTTTGTCATTATGTGCTTCTAAATTACTTTCTACAAGTGTGATGGCTTTGGAAAGGTGGGTGCGGTTCCCAGAAAGAATTCCTTCCGCAAGTTCTTCTGCCGAAATATCTTTTCGGCTCAGAGTTTTTCTTTGGTCACGAATGTAAGGAGAAATGGCAGGGGCATCGGCGACACCGGGATTGACAGAAAGTGCGGATTTGGGATTCGCATAAACGGAATCCTGATTCTTTTTGCCTATGTCCTCGTTTGGTGTTTCCATATTAGTTGATTCTTTGGGAAAGATCCTAACCAAAACCGATCCACTGATGGATTTCAGTAAACCGGTGTTTGGTGGGATTGATCCCTTGGCTAAGTTTGAACTTAGGCAGCTCTTCTTTCACCAAGAAGGATGTTCAGAATTTGTTTCGCAGCTTCTGAAATCACAGTGCCCGGTCCAAAAATTGCCGTAGCTCCTGATTTGTAGAGGAAGTCGTAATCCTGTGCAGGAATCACCCCACCCACAACCACGAGTACATCTTCTGCACCCAGTTTTTTTAACTCTTCAATCACCTGGGGAACAAGGGTTTTGTGACCGGCAGCAAGAGAGGACACTCCCAAGATATGGCAGTCATTTTCTACGACTTGTTTGGCGACCTCGGCCGGTGTTTGGAACAAAGGCCCGATATCAACGTCAAAGCCCATATCAGCAAAACTTGTGGAGATCACCTTGGCTCCACGGTCATGTCCATCTTGGCCCATTTTGGCCACCATGATTCTTGGGCGACGCCCTTCTAATTTGGCAAATTCATCTGCTAGGTCTCTTGCTTCTAAATAGCCTTTGTCTTCGGAAATTTCAGAGGAATACACTCCAGAGATAGAACGAATCACAGCTTTGTACCTCCCAAATACTTTTTCCATAGCATAAGAAATTTCACCAAGAGAAGCACGTTTCCTTGCGGCATCCACAGCGAGTTCGAGAAGGTTCCCTTCACCGGTTTCGGCACATTTGGTAATGGCATTTAACGCGGCTTCTACGGCAGAACTATCTCTATCTTTTTTCATTTGTTCCAATCGTTTGATTTGGGCAATCCGAACGGCAGTATTATCAATGTCTAAAATATCGAGAGGGGCTTCTTTGTCCAAACGGAACCGGTTGACCCCAACAATCACATCCTTTCCAGAATCGATACGGGCTTGTTTTCTTGCAGAGGCTTCTTCAATTCGCATCTTAGGAATTCCTGTTTCGATTGCCTCTGCCATACCGCCTAACTTTTGTACTTCGGTAATGAGGGCCCAAGCTTTGTGGACTAAATCGTTTGTGAGTTTTTCTACATAGAAGGAACCACCCCAAGGATCAATGACCCGGTGGATGTTGGTTTCTTCTTGGAGATAAATCTGAGTATTTCTTGCAATCCTTGCCGAGAAGTCGGTGGGAAGGGCAATGGCTTCATCTAATGCATTTGTATGTAAGGATTGGGTGTGCCCAAGAGCTGCGGCCATCGCTTCGATACAAGTCCTTCCTACGTTGTTGAAAGGATCTTGTTCGGTGAGTGACCAACCAGAGGTTTGGCAGTGTGTCCGAAGTGCCAAAGACTTCGTGGATTTGGGTTGGAACTGGTTGACGATCTTTGCCCAAAGAAGCCTTCCCGCACGCATCTTGGCAATCTCCATAAAATGGTTCATTCCAATGGCCCAGAAAAAAGATAGGCGAGGGGCAAATTCATCTACAGAAAGCCCGGACGCAATTCCTGTTTTGATGTATTCCCATCCATCGGCAAGTGTGTAGGCAAGTTCTAAGTCTGCTGTAGCACCCGCTTCTTGCATATGGTATCCCGAAATGGAAATGGAGTTAAACTTAGGCATGTACTTGGAAGTATAACCAAAGATATCAGCAATGATTTTCATGGAATGTTTCGGTGGGTAAATGTAAGTGTTCCTCACCATAAACTCTTTCAGAATATCATTTTGGATGGTACCGGAGAGTTTGTCTTTCGAAACTCCTTGTTC comes from Leptospira bandrabouensis and encodes:
- a CDS encoding efflux RND transporter permease subunit; its protein translation is MSIASFSIKRPIFISSLVIIMVITGFISLKRIGVDLFPDINIPFVVVSTVYPGAGPEEIETSISKPLEEELSSISGLKRITSRNQEGISMVFAEFNLTTDIKYAEQQVRDKTARVKPLFPESSKEPLVQRFDPSDQPIMRISLFADLPEGELYDLAKEKIKTKLEQVNNVGAVKIIGGSRREIHIELDRNKINSYQVPAIAIGNQIKNSGVNIPAGKVEGGDKETSFRTVAKYESLSQIENTVVSFGGEFGRGVLVKDLGQVKDTLQDRQTLGMLYAPISAEEHEEPSVIGKLLFKYEPPKKERIQKTALFLDVYKQSGANTVEVADGILGKIDTINAQIKDLKGAPKVILIRDGSKWIRANIEDVTIAIILGILLAVIVVYLFLGNVRSTLITGMALPNSMLGAFIIMYAMGFTMNVMTLLALSLAVGLLVDDAIVVRENIFRKLEEGESVIVAARKGTEEVTLAVIGTSLTVIAVFLPIGFLSGIVGQFFKQFGLTVVFAMIISLFDGLTVAPMLSAYFAGKTDIHKKKNIVLRNFDKFQDFLDKMYGIIMKFALKKPWAVILLTFLTLITSIFSLAFVKKTFLPANDQGEFMVNVEMAPGTSLQGTAEVVKEIQNAIIKTVPELELLATVVGNSDGESNIATIGVALLPSEYRKRTTGDVKDQIREYLKQYPQARPKVNDYSAIGGGVQYPFNLNLKGENLKDLEAYSFKVMEELRKIPDLTDVDTTYRTGKPEFQVVPNRSKMQTVGVVAGVMGAELRYHIEGGEVAKYLENGIEYDVRLRLKEDQRNLRKSFYETRVPNIQNRLIPLNAIADGKESSSPARIIREDRSRVVPINANLAPGGAIASASEAATKILKDKLPPPPGITYSFVGQSEDFKELLQNIVLAFGMALIFIYLVLASLYESFITPITILFAIPPAISGAFFALALTGEMLNLFSMIGLILLMGLVAKNSILLVDHAMLAMREHGMTRDEAIFDAGSKRLRPILMTSLAMIAGTLPIALGIGEASKSRTAMGIAIIGGLVLSTLITLIVVPAVFGYIDRIREKIEGAFRPDYEIRPEDLED
- the meaB gene encoding methylmalonyl Co-A mutase-associated GTPase MeaB, encoding METPNEDIGKKNQDSVYANPKSALSVNPGVADAPAISPYIRDQRKTLSRKDISAEELAEGILSGNRTHLSKAITLVESNLEAHNDKAQAILELVMPKVGNSIRMGITGVPGVGKSTFIESFGSYLLEQNRKLAVLAIDPSSQRTKGSILGDKTRMEILSKSENAFIRPSPSSGSLGGVARKTRESMYLCEAAGFDTIIIETVGVGQSETQVHSMVDFFLLLMLAGAGDELQGIKRGIMEMADLIAINKADGPNEPFAMRARVEYESALHLFPAPESKWTPRATTCSGIGGKGIDEIWKLILDYISTTKSNGYYAKNRENQTRMWFEETLREAVLEKFFMRPGKKEAITESEKKLMLGQSTLLKEIKRLID
- the scpA gene encoding methylmalonyl-CoA mutase gives rise to the protein MNKPNFANTPLSFSEGKPDPKSISLWQTAEGISIQSRYAKTDLEGMEHLNYAAGIPPYLRGPYSTMYVNKPWTIRQYAGFSTAEESNAFYRRNLAAGQKGLSVAFDLATHRGYDSDHERVVGDVGKAGVAIDSVLDMKILFDQIPLDQMSVSMTMNGAVIPVLAFYIVAAEEQGVSKDKLSGTIQNDILKEFMVRNTYIYPPKHSMKIIADIFGYTSKYMPKFNSISISGYHMQEAGATADLELAYTLADGWEYIKTGIASGLSVDEFAPRLSFFWAIGMNHFMEIAKMRAGRLLWAKIVNQFQPKSTKSLALRTHCQTSGWSLTEQDPFNNVGRTCIEAMAAALGHTQSLHTNALDEAIALPTDFSARIARNTQIYLQEETNIHRVIDPWGGSFYVEKLTNDLVHKAWALITEVQKLGGMAEAIETGIPKMRIEEASARKQARIDSGKDVIVGVNRFRLDKEAPLDILDIDNTAVRIAQIKRLEQMKKDRDSSAVEAALNAITKCAETGEGNLLELAVDAARKRASLGEISYAMEKVFGRYKAVIRSISGVYSSEISEDKGYLEARDLADEFAKLEGRRPRIMVAKMGQDGHDRGAKVISTSFADMGFDVDIGPLFQTPAEVAKQVVENDCHILGVSSLAAGHKTLVPQVIEELKKLGAEDVLVVVGGVIPAQDYDFLYKSGATAIFGPGTVISEAAKQILNILLGERRAA
- a CDS encoding response regulator gives rise to the protein MKSISIGIIEDNLDFLQSLCGVLKQNSHLNFVTWNSAEDFWTSGQSKDLDLLILDIGLPGMSGIDVLKTYHAVESRKSLVISALQTDDAIFSALRNGASGYIWKSELESLPETIQTILDGGSVISPSIAAKVLLSFRKPQIHSDLCGVEVLTPRERQILELIVEGDNPNQIASLFGTTVGTVRQQIKAIYKKLQVNTRVQMLKKARQFGIF
- a CDS encoding histidine kinase; this translates as MLQKFFTLIRGIPLEPISLLAVYSEIISKLYFLGFAYCLAYLQSVYLEWNAIDQTNCILSAIQLVFSILLVLTSFFYRSFFGFAPIIVRLTFFLLVLVEIETGFHDPTIPYFDPRNWLTITALLATSSFFYPGLVWQYILEWSFVLLIYLLRVYFANQTVIPIETWREMSTIFPLFLVAFFLNHWWFRTRYIAAYRGMLLEEKRRTFFQDVHDSLGSQLTDLVLLAKKMERSPTEVSENQIQKIKQLSESALQSLRTQVQEENQRELFQESLLDGLKLSIKKRYKLVGRGINLEWMSLGEDPIIKIKDPEMAHHILQIFKEITTNDLRHGEGTSTWKVDKTQDHLQFQFFAGFGQPQKNENSTKELKLNQSDLSEFGIGEHGLYQRIKALNGYIKITDFPYQIDIKLPMSLFQI
- a CDS encoding PilZ domain-containing protein, with the protein product MSSERRIYKRISEKVHLTYRVIQSGAGAAQFLPKDKGEGDSQDISEGGLLFRTKEPMPLGTRLELELRFPDVKYVLYPKAKVVRLEEFGEGAFYEVGLEFNQMFDDDQKLLLEHIGRLAI
- a CDS encoding DUF4105 domain-containing protein, translating into MADGPSFFLSPEGVTNPTSELKAHLEIFQKTKDELYRMECKFPARFHWIRKRFGFPADPTWENQCPKWPEFKNQMRAKSVSVVFASFHPEHPASLFGHTMLKFNEEKPNGVVSDDLILNYAATVPGNIDPISFVIYGMAGGFHGSFEIQKYLYKIHEYNEFENRNLWEFKLSLNQEEVDQLTRHLWEMSKNHFDYYFLDENCSFRILTLLEVARPTLRLTDRISVMLLPTESLKILSKQSGLIEQVQFRPSIIERYRHKYGYLTSSEKKILDQMVDGNMDSAFELDPVRRTLLFDIYIDHLVIHKIKAYGKMEIIDQQLYAEAEHKRGDVQVLNSLPNYFQIDKLSNPLLSHAPSQITMAHGNSTNGGYSEIQYRPVLRDFTDSYLGYSPYNQISFLRTNARFYEDTKQTVIQEFHVLEMTSLNPIGQKIWKPSWRLDLGLKSLYTEKNYIKPIAEYYGYASGGYGVSFEPFYPFFRHQFVLFSFLDLRVDQSPIWGRGYRLGGVSSTGLLIRIYESFGLIFSGDYRSYVAGERGNFPEFVSQINWTILENLSLELKYKQIQSKELDWNEYQAGLKFFF